The Homo sapiens chromosome 22 genomic patch of type FIX, GRCh38.p14 PATCHES HG1311_HG2539_PATCH genome contains a region encoding:
- the ACR gene encoding acrosin precursor has product MVEMLPTAILLVLAVSVVAKDNATCDGPCGLRFRQNPQGGVRIVGGKAAQHGAWPWMVSLQIFTYNSHRYHTCGGSLLNSRWVLTAAHCFVGKNNVHDWRLVFGAKEITYGNNKPVKAPLQERYVEKIIIHEKYNSATEGNDIALVEITPPISCGRFIGPGCLPHFKAGLPRGSQSCWVAGWGYIEEKAPRPSSILMEARVDLIDLDLCNSTQWYNGRVQPTNVCAGYPVGKIDTCQGDSGGPLMCKDSKESAYVVVGITSWGVGCARAKRPGIYTATWPYLNWIASKIGSNALRMIQSATPPPPTTRPPPIRPPFSHPISAHLPWYFQPPPRPLPPRPPAAQPRPPPSPPPPPPPPASPLPPPPPPPPPTPSSTTKLPQGLSFAKRLQQLIEVLKGKTYSDGKNHYDMETTELPELTSTS; this is encoded by the exons ATGGTTGAGATGCTACCAACTGCCATTCTGCTGGTCTTGGCAGTGTCCGTGGTTGCTAAAGATAACGCCACGTGTGA TGGCCCCTGTGGGTTACGGTTCAGGCAAAACCCACAGGGTGGTGTCCGCATCGTCGGCGGGAAGGCTGCACAGCATGGGGCCTGGCCCTGGATGGTCAGCCTCCAGATCTTCACGTACAACAGCCACAGGTACCACACATGTGGAGGCAGCTTGCTGAATTCACGATGGGTGCTCACTGCTGCTCACTGCTTCGTCGGCAAAAA TAATGTGCATGACTGGAGACTGGTTTTCGGAGCAAAGGAAATTACATATGGGAACAATAAACCAGTAAAGGCGCCTCTGCAAGAGAGATATGTGGAGAAAATCATCATTCATGAAAAATACAACTCTGCGACAGAGGGAAATGACATTGCCCTCGTGGAGATCACCCCTCCCATTTCGTGTGGGCGCTTCATTGGGCCGGGCTGCCTGCCCCACTTTAAGGCAGGCCTCCCCAGAGGCTCCCAGAGCTGCTGGGTGGCCGGCTGGGGATATATAGAAGAGAAAG CCCCCAGGCCATCATCTATACTGATGGAGGCACGTGTGGATCTCATCGACCTGGACTTGTGTAACTCGACCCAGTGGTACAATGGGCGCGTTCAGCCAACCAATGTGTGCGCGGGGTATCCTGTAGGCAAGATCGACACCTGCCAG GGAGACAGCGGCGGGcctctcatgtgcaaagacagcAAGGAAAGCGCCTATGTGGTCGTGGGAATCACAAGCTGGGGGGTAGGCTGTGCCCGTGCCAAGCGCCCCGGAATCTACACGGCCACCTGGCCCTATCTGAACTGGATCGCCTCCAAGATTGGTTCTAACGCTTTGCGTATGATTCAATCGGccacccctccacctcccaccactCGACCGCCCCCGATTCGACCCCCCTTCTCCCACCCTATCTCTGCTCACCTTCCTTGGTATTTCCAACCGCCCCCTCGACCACTTCCACCCCGACCACCGGCAGCCCAGCCCCGACCCCCACCttcacccccgcccccacccccacctccagcctcacctttacccccacccccacccccacccccacctacaCCCTCATCTACCACAAAACTTCCCCAAGGACTTTCTTTTGCCAAGCGCCTACAGCAGCTCATAGAGGTCTTGAAGGGGAAGACCTATTCCGACGGAAAGAACCATTATGACATGGAGACCACAGAGCTCCCAGAACTGACCTCGACCTCCTGA